The following proteins come from a genomic window of Kineosporia sp. NBRC 101731:
- a CDS encoding polysaccharide lyase family 1 protein produces MKRRGKRVLGVGGAAAIAVAAGATVAVVNLQGATAAEPSGATGFAAQNGGTTGGAGGTTVKATTGTQIHEALCGRASTSTPITIQVAGTITVANTAKVSGSGCSTAAGVIELKEISNVTLVGVGSSAVFDQIGIHIRGSKNIILQNLHVKNVKKSGSPTSNGGDAVSMESTVSNVWADHLTLEASGGEDEGYDGLFDMKAGTKYVTLSYSILKNSGRGGLVGSSDTDTGNGPITYHHNYYQNIDSRAPLLRAATAHIYNNYYEGLAKSGINPRNGGKALVQNNYFKDSTNVLGTFYTNLGGTWQASGNVLDNVSWTAADSENKPAGASMASTGTVTVPYTATLDAGSCVPAVVKATAGAGTGLKVSDGTCTPTSVPTTSAAGSTTPPVTSTTPPVTSTTPPVTATTAPTGTNLSIGAGADGSSKASGSSFGNVIDGKTSTYWSPSGSTGDVSVKWSSAKTVGSIVIKEASGSKITSWKLIDETSGKTISTGTAAGTKAFTPISTKKLTFEIVSSSSTPKITEFETYAK; encoded by the coding sequence ATGAAGCGACGGGGCAAGCGCGTACTGGGTGTTGGCGGCGCGGCTGCTATTGCAGTGGCTGCGGGCGCGACCGTGGCGGTCGTCAACCTGCAGGGCGCCACCGCGGCGGAGCCCAGTGGCGCGACCGGCTTCGCGGCGCAGAACGGCGGCACCACCGGTGGAGCGGGCGGCACCACGGTAAAGGCCACCACGGGCACGCAGATTCACGAGGCTCTGTGTGGCCGCGCCAGCACCAGCACGCCGATCACCATTCAGGTGGCGGGCACGATCACCGTCGCCAACACGGCGAAGGTCTCGGGCAGTGGCTGCAGCACGGCGGCCGGTGTGATCGAGCTGAAAGAGATCAGCAACGTCACTCTCGTCGGTGTCGGCAGCAGCGCGGTGTTCGACCAGATCGGTATCCACATCCGTGGTTCCAAGAACATCATCCTGCAGAACCTGCACGTGAAGAACGTGAAGAAGTCCGGCTCCCCGACCTCCAACGGTGGTGACGCGGTCAGCATGGAGTCCACCGTGTCCAACGTCTGGGCCGACCACCTCACCCTCGAGGCTTCCGGTGGTGAAGACGAGGGCTACGACGGCCTTTTCGACATGAAGGCCGGAACCAAGTACGTGACGCTGTCTTACAGCATCCTGAAGAACTCCGGCCGGGGTGGCCTGGTGGGTTCGAGTGACACGGACACGGGCAACGGCCCGATCACGTATCACCACAACTACTACCAGAACATCGATTCCCGCGCACCGCTGCTGCGCGCCGCCACCGCACACATCTACAACAACTACTACGAGGGCCTGGCGAAGTCGGGTATCAACCCCCGTAACGGTGGCAAGGCGCTCGTCCAGAACAACTACTTCAAGGACTCGACGAACGTTCTGGGCACGTTCTACACCAACCTCGGGGGCACGTGGCAGGCCTCGGGCAACGTGCTCGACAACGTCAGCTGGACCGCGGCCGACAGCGAGAACAAGCCGGCCGGCGCCTCGATGGCGTCCACCGGCACCGTCACCGTGCCCTACACGGCGACCCTCGACGCCGGTTCCTGCGTTCCCGCGGTGGTCAAGGCCACCGCCGGTGCCGGCACCGGCCTGAAGGTCTCGGACGGCACCTGCACGCCGACCAGCGTGCCCACCACCAGCGCCGCGGGCTCCACCACCCCGCCGGTCACCAGCACCACGCCCCCGGTGACCAGCACCACGCCGCCGGTCACCGCCACGACCGCCCCGACGGGCACCAACCTCTCGATCGGTGCGGGCGCCGACGGCAGCAGCAAGGCCTCGGGCTCGAGCTTCGGCAACGTCATCGACGGCAAGACGAGCACCTACTGGTCGCCCAGCGGCAGCACCGGTGACGTCTCGGTGAAGTGGTCGAGCGCCAAGACCGTCGGCTCGATCGTGATCAAGGAAGCCTCGGGCAGCAAGATCACCTCGTGGAAGCTGATCGACGAGACCAGCGGCAAGACGATCTCCACGGGCACGGCCGCGGGCACCAAGGCCTTCACCCCGATCTCGACCAAGAAGCTGACCTTCGAGATCGTCTCCTCCTCGAGCACCCCGAAGATCACGGAGTTCGAGACCTACGCCAAGTGA
- a CDS encoding nucleotidyl transferase AbiEii/AbiGii toxin family protein, giving the protein MSPTAYRDGAAMWRAVTDKAKSTSRATSIPSQELMRRFVYDRFLARVFADPHEPWVLKGGTAVLARVNDARHSKDVDLLRRLGDIDEALAALRRACALDLSDHFRFAIGPIQSGGGATQQPHVTGSRVQITAFCGVARRDSFGVDQVAGSLMTASPELRVAETPLQISGLVPPTLHLYPVVDHVADKLCATEAIYGSGNTSSRVRDLVDLVVFARTQKVLGEDLYVAIKAERAHRELPHKDQLIIPDPWRATYLPLARRTPRCSNHQNFDSACELVATFLEPAMTGEARTKVWEPAISEWLL; this is encoded by the coding sequence ATGAGCCCGACGGCCTACCGAGATGGCGCGGCAATGTGGCGTGCCGTCACTGACAAGGCCAAATCCACGTCGAGGGCGACCAGCATCCCGTCACAAGAACTGATGCGACGCTTCGTCTATGACCGTTTTCTCGCCCGTGTCTTCGCCGACCCCCACGAACCCTGGGTACTGAAGGGCGGCACCGCAGTGCTCGCCCGGGTCAACGATGCGCGGCACAGCAAGGACGTCGACCTCTTGCGCCGTCTCGGCGACATCGACGAGGCGCTGGCAGCACTTCGACGAGCTTGTGCGCTGGACCTGTCTGATCATTTTCGCTTCGCTATTGGACCCATTCAGTCGGGCGGCGGCGCCACCCAGCAACCCCATGTGACAGGTTCCCGCGTCCAGATCACTGCGTTCTGTGGCGTCGCGCGCCGCGATAGTTTCGGTGTCGATCAGGTCGCGGGATCGCTCATGACCGCCTCTCCAGAACTACGCGTCGCCGAAACCCCTCTTCAGATCAGCGGCCTGGTACCCCCGACGCTGCATCTCTACCCGGTTGTCGATCATGTTGCTGACAAGTTGTGCGCGACCGAGGCGATCTACGGCTCCGGCAATACGTCCAGCCGGGTCCGTGACTTGGTCGACCTCGTCGTCTTCGCACGAACCCAAAAAGTCCTGGGAGAAGACCTTTACGTTGCGATCAAAGCGGAAAGGGCGCACCGCGAGCTGCCGCACAAGGACCAGCTAATCATCCCGGATCCCTGGCGGGCTACCTATCTGCCTCTGGCCAGGAGAACCCCTCGGTGCAGCAACCACCAGAATTTCGACTCCGCCTGCGAACTCGTGGCGACGTTCCTGGAGCCGGCCATGACCGGCGAGGCGCGAACCAAGGTCTGGGAGCCAGCCATCAGCGAGTGGTTGCTGTGA
- a CDS encoding type IV toxin-antitoxin system AbiEi family antitoxin domain-containing protein translates to MSVMAAVEVASLAASQWGLITAAQASQAGIARMQLTRMVKVGLLDRVIHGVYATPGVQADQYLDLRAAWLALAPEATAEARLTDLTAAGVVSHASAAQLLGVGDLIADEHEFTVPHRHQTRRAGLRVRRGTLKPEEITISNGLPVTTAARTVADLLLIGHELEHVAAIIADSLRQNLTDGPSLETALAPAARRHHVRDGSALLLLLLDLAGMSPADLERQLLDSELGRELVVRASGRPELQALDLLSSSPETLAALTQLAQVIKDSTITNDELAHTLEMVRQISFPVARIDLSGVRTALAAVAQTQRIYDSAGMREALASAAQAMQTVAKKEAP, encoded by the coding sequence ATGAGTGTGATGGCTGCCGTCGAAGTTGCTTCACTGGCTGCCAGCCAGTGGGGCCTGATCACCGCCGCCCAGGCATCGCAGGCCGGCATTGCCCGCATGCAACTGACACGAATGGTCAAGGTCGGGCTGCTCGACCGGGTGATACACGGCGTCTATGCCACGCCCGGGGTTCAGGCCGATCAATATCTGGACCTGCGTGCTGCCTGGCTCGCACTCGCACCCGAGGCAACAGCCGAAGCCCGTCTCACGGACCTCACCGCTGCGGGCGTCGTCTCCCATGCAAGCGCGGCCCAGCTACTAGGCGTGGGCGACCTGATCGCTGATGAGCACGAGTTCACGGTCCCCCATCGTCACCAGACCAGACGAGCAGGGCTCCGCGTCCGCCGAGGCACACTGAAACCGGAAGAGATCACCATCTCGAACGGCCTGCCCGTGACAACGGCAGCCCGTACAGTCGCCGACCTCCTCCTCATCGGCCATGAGCTGGAGCACGTCGCGGCTATCATCGCCGACTCCCTACGTCAGAACCTGACTGACGGTCCGAGCCTTGAAACGGCCCTGGCCCCTGCGGCTCGCCGCCACCACGTTCGCGACGGTTCAGCGCTTCTTCTCCTGCTGCTCGACCTGGCGGGGATGAGCCCCGCCGATCTAGAGCGGCAACTACTCGACAGCGAGCTCGGCCGAGAGCTGGTCGTCAGGGCATCAGGCCGACCCGAGCTCCAGGCCCTCGATCTGCTGTCCAGTTCGCCGGAAACACTTGCCGCCCTCACGCAACTGGCTCAGGTCATCAAGGATTCGACGATCACCAACGACGAACTTGCTCACACACTCGAGATGGTCAGACAGATCAGCTTTCCTGTCGCGCGCATCGATCTCTCGGGGGTGCGAACGGCCCTGGCCGCAGTCGCCCAGACGCAACGAATCTACGACTCAGCAGGTATGCGCGAAGCCTTGGCTTCGGCTGCACAAGCCATGCAGACCGTCGCGAAGAAGGAGGCCCCATGA